A genome region from Prionailurus bengalensis isolate Pbe53 chromosome B4, Fcat_Pben_1.1_paternal_pri, whole genome shotgun sequence includes the following:
- the ARL5B gene encoding ADP-ribosylation factor-like protein 5B, with product MMGLIFAKLWSLFCNQEHKVIIVGLDNAGKTTILYQFLMNEVVHTSPTIGSNVEEIVVKNTHFLMWDIGGQESLRSSWNTYYSNTEFIILVVDSIDRERLAITKEELYRMLAHEDLRKAAVLIFANKQDMKGCMTAAEISKYLTLSSIKDHPWHIQSCCALTGEGLCQGLEWMTSRIGVR from the exons aacACAAAGTAATTATAGTGGGACTGGATAATGCAGGGAAAACCACCATTCTTTACCAATT CTTAATGAATGAAGTGGTTCACACATCTCCAACCATAGGAAGCAATGTTGAAGAAATAGTTGTGAAGAACACGCATTTTCTTATGTGGGATATTGGTGGTCAAGAATCACTGAGGTCGTCCTGGAACACGTATTACTCAAACACAGAG TTCATCATTCTCGTGGTTGATAGCATTGACAGGGAACGACTAGCGATTACAAAAGAAGAGTTATACAGAATGTTGGCTCACGAG GATTTACGGAAAGCCGCGGTCCTGATCTTTGCAAATAAACAGGATATGAAAGGGTGTATGACAGCAGCTGAAATCTCTAAATACCTCACCCTTAGTTCAATTAAGGATCATCCATGGCACATTCAGTCCTGCTGTGCTTTAACAGGAGAAGG GTTATGCCAAGGTCTAGAGTGGATGACCTCCCGGATTGGTGTGAGATAA